A DNA window from Halomonas zincidurans B6 contains the following coding sequences:
- a CDS encoding response regulator, whose translation MAFAQKFIVADDHPLFRAALTQALRQVAPQAEIVESDTMDATTEVVTRHPDADLILLDLHMPGAHGFSGLIQLRGQTPEIPVAVISGSDEPHVVRRAIDYGASGFIPKSSSLSEIAAAVSEILGGEIWLPESLADVLGEADEEDTRFAEAIASLTPQQFRVLNMLTEGLLNKQIAYELSVSEATIKAHVTAILRKLGVHSRTQAVIAAQKLEVEPPKVES comes from the coding sequence ATGGCTTTTGCCCAGAAATTTATCGTCGCCGATGATCACCCGCTGTTTCGAGCGGCGTTGACGCAGGCGCTGCGACAGGTCGCGCCGCAGGCCGAGATCGTCGAATCCGACACCATGGATGCGACGACCGAGGTGGTGACGCGACACCCCGATGCCGACCTGATTCTGCTCGACCTGCACATGCCGGGCGCGCATGGCTTCTCGGGGCTGATCCAGTTGCGTGGACAGACCCCGGAGATCCCGGTCGCGGTGATCTCGGGCAGCGACGAGCCGCACGTGGTGCGCCGGGCGATCGATTACGGCGCCTCGGGGTTCATTCCCAAGTCGTCGTCGTTGAGCGAGATCGCCGCGGCGGTCAGCGAGATTCTCGGCGGCGAGATCTGGCTGCCCGAATCGCTGGCCGATGTGCTCGGTGAGGCCGACGAAGAGGACACCCGCTTCGCCGAAGCGATCGCCTCGCTGACCCCCCAGCAGTTTCGCGTGCTCAACATGCTCACCGAAGGGCTGCTCAACAAGCAGATCGCCTACGAGCTCAGCGTCTCGGAAGCGACCATCAAGGCGCATGTCACGGCGATTCTGCGCAAGCTCGGCGTGCATTCGCGCACCCAGGCGGTGATCGCCGCGCAGAAGCTCGAGGTCGAACCGCCCAAGGTCGAATCCTGA
- the mntR gene encoding manganese-binding transcriptional regulator MntR, translated as MNSLPKHEYFKRVRQDHQTELVEDYVEEIAHLHAKLGEARASDLAECFGVSAAAVSKVVAKLKRDGLAIARPYRGIFLTAQGEGLAERVAQRHRVVLDTLCALGVPEDVARADSEGIEHHCSEETVAAMREFLERQR; from the coding sequence ATGAACTCACTGCCAAAACATGAATATTTCAAGCGCGTGCGGCAGGACCATCAGACTGAACTGGTCGAGGACTACGTGGAGGAAATCGCCCACCTGCATGCCAAACTCGGCGAGGCGCGCGCCAGCGATCTCGCCGAGTGCTTCGGGGTCAGCGCAGCCGCGGTATCCAAGGTGGTCGCCAAGCTCAAGCGCGACGGCCTGGCCATCGCCCGCCCCTATCGCGGCATCTTTCTCACCGCCCAGGGCGAGGGGCTGGCCGAACGCGTCGCCCAGCGCCATCGCGTGGTGCTCGACACACTATGCGCGCTGGGCGTCCCCGAGGACGTCGCCCGCGCCGACTCCGAAGGCATCGAGCATCACTGCAGCGAGGAGACGGTGGCCGCGATGCGCGAATTCCTCGAACGCCAACGCTGA
- a CDS encoding Nramp family divalent metal transporter has translation MMLQSISDNAIRDKAAFALRGKRRRWGWTAFFGPALIAAVAYIDPGNFATNIEAGSRYGYALLWVVLTANLMAMLIQTLSARLGLATGRNLPQVIRERYPRPLVWFYWVQAEVVAIATDLAEFLGAALAFNLLFGLSLMEGALLTGAITYLALHLHRYGFRLMEILIGSMILAIAAGFLLEMLLSRPAVEPLLKGLLIPGFPDGYSLYLAAGILGATIMPHVIYLHSALSQDRIRVTDDSQRRRLMKYYRLDVIIGMAIAGLVNLSMLAMAAAVFHAQGRVDIATISDSYKLLAPMMGQATASHIFGAALLLAGLSSSIVGTLSGQVIMQGFVNFTIPIWLRRLITMLPALVVIMLGVSEQKALVASQVILSFGIPFALVPLLCFTANRKVMGNLVNHKAVTLIGGVICTLIIGLNAYVLFFTLAG, from the coding sequence ATGATGCTGCAATCGATCTCCGACAATGCGATCCGCGACAAGGCGGCCTTCGCGCTGCGCGGCAAGCGCCGTCGCTGGGGCTGGACGGCGTTCTTCGGTCCCGCACTGATCGCCGCCGTGGCCTACATCGACCCCGGCAACTTCGCCACCAATATCGAAGCCGGTTCGCGCTATGGCTACGCCCTGTTGTGGGTCGTGCTGACCGCCAACCTGATGGCAATGCTGATCCAGACGCTGTCGGCGCGTCTGGGGCTGGCTACCGGCCGCAACCTGCCGCAGGTCATCCGCGAGCGCTACCCACGGCCGCTGGTGTGGTTCTACTGGGTCCAGGCGGAAGTCGTGGCCATCGCCACCGACCTCGCCGAGTTCCTCGGCGCGGCGCTGGCTTTCAATCTGCTGTTCGGCCTGTCATTGATGGAGGGCGCGCTGCTGACCGGAGCGATCACCTACCTGGCCCTGCACCTGCATCGCTACGGCTTCCGACTGATGGAAATCCTCATCGGCTCGATGATTCTCGCCATCGCCGCGGGTTTCCTGCTTGAAATGCTGCTCAGTCGACCGGCCGTCGAGCCGCTGCTCAAGGGCTTGCTGATTCCCGGCTTTCCGGACGGCTATTCGCTCTATCTGGCGGCAGGGATACTCGGCGCGACCATCATGCCGCATGTCATCTACCTGCATTCGGCGCTGTCGCAGGACCGCATCCGGGTCACCGACGACAGTCAGCGCCGGCGGCTGATGAAGTACTATCGTCTCGACGTGATCATCGGCATGGCGATCGCCGGACTGGTCAACCTGAGCATGCTGGCGATGGCCGCCGCGGTATTCCACGCTCAGGGGCGTGTCGACATCGCCACCATCAGCGACAGCTACAAGCTGCTCGCGCCGATGATGGGGCAGGCCACCGCCAGCCATATCTTCGGTGCGGCGTTGCTGCTGGCCGGTCTGTCCTCGTCGATCGTCGGCACCCTGTCGGGCCAGGTAATCATGCAGGGATTCGTCAACTTCACGATCCCGATCTGGTTACGGCGCCTGATCACCATGCTGCCGGCGCTGGTGGTAATCATGCTCGGCGTCTCCGAACAGAAGGCGCTGGTCGCCAGTCAGGTAATTCTCAGTTTCGGCATCCCCTTCGCGCTGGTGCCTCTGTTATGCTTTACGGCCAATCGCAAGGTCATGGGCAATCTGGTCAACCACAAGGCCGTGACCCTGATCGGAGGCGTCATCTGTACACTGATCATTGGCCTCAACGCCTACGTGCTGTTTTTCACTCTCGCGGGTTAA